A region of Zeugodacus cucurbitae isolate PBARC_wt_2022May chromosome 5, idZeuCucr1.2, whole genome shotgun sequence DNA encodes the following proteins:
- the LOC105215021 gene encoding uncharacterized protein LOC105215021 isoform X1 translates to MSLFKSQISDSDFFIASSGFTNINTTNNTKLEEKLDIIIANQNIIKRQQAETLAMFKQLFEKDVGSYGTRSVFPLSNLEALKKLNADIVTGSSADYIKIIKNIIGKTGIIKSIEGIFERSLIVQLNYDGIHSKYSLKECKGLIDCLFEASMKEGYSHREFVKDLRQALKLAKNRHFKTNSILKSKK, encoded by the exons ATGTCTTTATTTAAGTCGCAAATCTCCGATTCTGATTTCTTTATCGCTTCTAGCGGGTTTACCAATATAAATACAACGAATAACACTAAATTAGAAG AAAAACTTGATATCATTATAGCCAACCAAAATATCATAAAGAGACAACAAGCAGAAACGTTGGCGATGTTTAAGCAACTATTTGAAAAAGATGTGGGCTCTTATGGAACGAGAAGTGTGTTCCCGTTGTCCAACTTGGaagcattaaaaaaactgaatGCAGATATAGTGACAGGTTCCAGTGCAGACTAT ataaaaatcattaaaaatataataggcAAAACGGGGATTATTAAATCTATTGAGGGTATTTTCGAAAGGAGTCTTATTGTTCAGTTGAACTACGATGGCATTCATTCCAAATACTCCTTAAAGGAATGCAAGGGGTTAATCGACTGCTTGTTtg aGGCATCAATGAAAGAAGGATATTCCCATCGCGAGTTTGTTAAAGACTTGCGACAAGCTTTAAAACTGGCGAAAAATCGTCATTTTAAAACAAACTCcatattaaaatctaaaaaataa
- the LOC105215021 gene encoding uncharacterized protein LOC105215021 isoform X2 — translation MSLFKSQISDSDFFIASSGFTNINTTNNTKLEANQNIIKRQQAETLAMFKQLFEKDVGSYGTRSVFPLSNLEALKKLNADIVTGSSADYIKIIKNIIGKTGIIKSIEGIFERSLIVQLNYDGIHSKYSLKECKGLIDCLFEASMKEGYSHREFVKDLRQALKLAKNRHFKTNSILKSKK, via the exons ATGTCTTTATTTAAGTCGCAAATCTCCGATTCTGATTTCTTTATCGCTTCTAGCGGGTTTACCAATATAAATACAACGAATAACACTAAATTAGAAG CCAACCAAAATATCATAAAGAGACAACAAGCAGAAACGTTGGCGATGTTTAAGCAACTATTTGAAAAAGATGTGGGCTCTTATGGAACGAGAAGTGTGTTCCCGTTGTCCAACTTGGaagcattaaaaaaactgaatGCAGATATAGTGACAGGTTCCAGTGCAGACTAT ataaaaatcattaaaaatataataggcAAAACGGGGATTATTAAATCTATTGAGGGTATTTTCGAAAGGAGTCTTATTGTTCAGTTGAACTACGATGGCATTCATTCCAAATACTCCTTAAAGGAATGCAAGGGGTTAATCGACTGCTTGTTtg aGGCATCAATGAAAGAAGGATATTCCCATCGCGAGTTTGTTAAAGACTTGCGACAAGCTTTAAAACTGGCGAAAAATCGTCATTTTAAAACAAACTCcatattaaaatctaaaaaataa